GAGAAAGAAATATTACATCCAGATATTTATGAAAGTTTAAAGTCAAGATCATTAGAAGAAGTTGTAAAGTATCGCATACGCTTAACTAAAACTATTCTTGATGAATTTAAACATGAGGCAGAAAAGATAAGTATTATTAATGAACTTTGGGCAGAAATGAAAATTGAGGAAGAGGAAGAAAGAAAAACTTTAATCATGGATAAAATTAATATGGATAGAGAGTCTGTTGGATTAACCCCTCTTGGTTCTTGCGATGCATACTATGAACGTATTTTTGAAATGAAAGAATCCTTAGATTTTATACAGCTCATTGAATCTAAAGTTTCGGAATACGAAAAAGTTGTACAAAATTTTTTGGAGATTTATGATGATACTATCGATGAATTATCAAACATTAGTTTTAATGATCTCAAAGATAAATTAGATTTATATAATGATAAGTACAAATTTTTCCCTATAATTTATAACAAAGTGAATGCTATTGATTCAATATCTGATTATATTAAGCTGTATTTTGGAAACCCTCAATTGTTAGAAGATTCACTAGATAGTATTATTTTCAATGACTATATGGATATCGACAACATCCTATTGATGAAAAACCAATATGGACAACCAATAAAAATTGAAGTCGATGGAGAATTAGAACCCGAAGATGATGAAACTAATACTTTAGAAATTTGGTTTTCAGTTGATGGACAAAGAGTTAGTTCTGGAGAAATTGAAGTATACTATGGCTATATGACTTTTAATTCGGATGGTAATGCATCTGATGGTTCCGAAGAATCTATTGACTTTAAAACTGATGATATCGCATGCGAAATCGAATCTACTTTTGATTCAATGATAGACGTAGTCGAAACTACTATTAAAAGATTTGAACTATTCTTGGATAGTTTAGGAATCTAATACCTTCTCTTCTTTAAATCCGCAAAACTATCATAATATATACAAGAAAGTATTATTAATATAAAAAAAGAGGCGAAACTTTTCGCCTCATATTAAAATGGTTGATTAAAACGATTTATCCTACTTCCTTACCCTTATTTTTAGTGTCCAAGAACTTGAACCACGTTCAAGAGTTGCCTTAGACTTACATGAAATGATATCATCTGTAACATATTCACTAAATCCAGTTTTCTCACTAAAAGATAGTCCTGGAGATGATATTTCCTCTATTTGATAATCAGCATAACCACCTGGTGCCCATCCCATACAACAATATTCAACTTCCCTATCAGTTACACTAATAGAATCATCTGCAATATCCCAACCACCAGATACTTTTGTAAGTAAAAAGCGTTGCTATTGTTTTAATGAAATTGGTAAAATAATATATGTAATTAAATAAAAGCTAATTTTTTAGTGTGTACTATTTTGTAATTCCTGAATGCATCTAGTAGTTTATATTAATAATTGGTATAATTTGATAGAAGAACAGTATAATCAGGTGAAATGAATGGAGGGATTACATGAAGAAAATATTTATTAGTCATGCATCAAAAGACAGAGAGTTTGTTGATTTACTAGTAGAACTTTTTTGTGAAATACTAAAGCTTAGTGAAGAGGAAGATTTTTTTTACACATCAGATAATACAAGTTTAAAAACTGGTGATAATATTGTTAAGAAAATCGAGGAAAACTTGAACTTGTCTGAAGTAGTAGTAATAATTATCACAGGTAATTATTTTAATAGTAAGTATTGTATTACCGAAATGGGGGCTAGTTCAATCTTGGAAAAGCAAACATTTCCTTTATTTCTACCTGTAAATTCAATAGAAAAATATATTTCTGGAACACCTTTTATTTCTACAAAAGCTAGACCGATATCGTCAACTAGAGATATGAAGGCTGTTATGAGTGAGTTAGCAACAATTTTTGGAATTAGTATGAATGAAAAATTTTATAAGAAAGTTACTACATATTGTGACGATTTTACTAGTAAGATAAATGAAATGATAAGAGTAAAAAATCTTAGATTACACGAGGAGATGAATGACGCTTTAAATCAAATGAAGTATGATTTGATGAAAACAAATGAGTTTAATGTTGCAAGAGAGTATTTCGAGACTGAAGTTGCTAGATTAAGCAGTGAGCTAACATACAAGAGAATCACTGATGAGCGTGATAATAATCCTTTAATATGGGATGATATAAATAAACTTATAGATACTTATGGTAAGTTAAATGACCACAATGACATTTTGTATCAGTATCACCCAGTAATAAAGCTTTACAAAGATACTGCAGAGAAAGTTTTAAAGTTAGATGAACATGTAAGCGATAGAAAAAAGTATAGCGCTAAGAGATTGATGCAAATTTGCTCTCCTAATCTTGATTATGCTTCACGCTTAGAGATAGGATCTGAATTAGCTATTGATGATCCGAGAATTGGGGTATCGTTAACCGATTCTGGTCTACCAGACATAGATTGGGTTGAAATCCCTGAGGGTGATTTTTTATTTTCATCAATGAAAAAAAGAAAATCACTCCCAAGTTTCTGGATTTCTAGATACCCAGTCACTAGAAATCAGTTTAGAACTTTTGTATTAAGTGAGGAATATAAATCTGAGCATTTTTGGATGCTTGGTAAAAAAGATAATCATATACGAGAATTTGAAGAATTTGCAATCAGCCTTGATGAATCTTTAAATTATCCTATGGTAGATGTTTCATGGTATGAAGCGAAAGCATTTTGTAAATGGTTTGAAGGAAAGACAGATCTGATAATTGATTTGCCAAGTAGTAAGCAGTGGGAGAAAGCGGCTCGTGGTGAGTTTGGTAGGGAGTTTTCATATGGCGATGAGTTTGATGAAATGAAAGGACATGTAAACCAACCTAATTATGGAGCGTGTGCAGTTGGATTGTTTCCATTAGGATCATCAAAATATGGGGTTTTAGATATGTCAGGTAATGTCTGGAATTGGACAAGTACTATTGAAATCCATACAAAGTTTGTTGAACTTGCAGGTGGTTCATTTAAGTATCAGTCTGATTATGCAAAAACACATTCTAGAGGGAAGGTAAAAAAGGATCACACTTGTCAAGAAGGTGGGTTTAGGATTATTACGACAGTAAACCCATTTAACGAAAGGTAGTTTGTTAGTGTATTAATAATAAAGTTTTAAAGATAAATAGTAACGATAGTCAAGCACTTGATTGCGAAAACTCAACAGGTGCTTTTTCTATCAAAAAAAATCAATGTAACCTTCTAAATTAAGACAATTTTTTTGTCTTAAACCAGAAAACTACATCTATTAATGTCAATATAAATTATTGTAATAAGTCTTTAATTGTCTCTAAATCATTCTCTTTAATACTAGTGAACTCACCATCTTCCAGTCTTAGAAAAATTACATTTCTCACCAATGCTACATCTCTAATAGAAAAATTGACAGGTAGCTTTTTCATAGAACCATCCTCATCACACAGTAAAACTACTGAATCAAATAATTCAATACATTCAATATATCCACCAACTAATTTCTGTAGTTCAGACAAGTTATTAGAAACCTCTATAGGTTCTAACTCTTCCCCTACCTTTTTCATTATTACTTTCATAAGCTCTCTCCTTTAATCTTATTATTTAAATACTATCCCCGGTTAAAGTCTATATAAATAACTTAATCATATCTATAAATGATACATCGAAGACATTAGCACTTACATGAAAAATAATGCCAACTACAAATATCCATTTTAATGATTTCATTAATATTTTCCATCCAAAGTATAACATAAAAATCATTACCAATAAATGCATCAAGTCCCCCTCCTTATAATGTTATTTAAACCTATTATAACACAATATATATATTTAGTCATTACTTAATTTTACATTTCTCTACAATATAAAAGCTAGTGCAGGTTTTACCCACACTAGCATTATTTACATTGCAAAAAGAGATAATTGACCCTCTACAATGCCTTTCTTTTTGACATACTTGTCTTCCTTAACATCCTCATAAGACAAAGTAAAAAGACTCAGTTGTTGGCTTTCTCCATCTCCTACTGACTTTTCCACTTTTTCTACTGATTCTGTGTATTCAGGTATTATCACTTCTTCCTCTTCAAAGTTAAATGCATCCAGTTCATTTTCTTTTAGTTTAATTTTGCCTTTAAGAACATTGAACAGCATTTTTGCTCCATCATCACTATCGGAGCCCATTGAAGATAGAAGGTCTTCAGAAAATACACCTTCAATAGCCAGACTTGCCTTTTTCTTGCTACCGATTAATTTCATAGCATCTTCCTGAATAGTATCTACATAATAACTGTAGTATACCTTACAAACTTTGTCTTGATTCATTCTCCAAGCTCTTCTTTCTGCCTGTCTCAAGACTTTAATATCATATCCACATTCATAAAAATATATTGTAGGGTATTGTGTAATATTAAGACCTGTTTGTACACAAGTTGGGTTAGTTATTATTACTTCATAACCCTCCTGGTATTTCTTTTCAATCCAAGCCTCCCTTTTTTCTACTGCTACAGTAGATTTAAGCTCAATCACTTTGATACCTTCCTTACTTATGATATCAAGCAATCTTTTACTTACACCTTTAGTTCCACTGTATATACTATAGACTAAAGTATTTCTTCCAAGTGATACTTCTTGTCTTATAGTTTCTAGCAGTTTTTCCTCCTTCGGAAATAACTGATCCATATCTAATTTTTCGGGATTGGCCACTAGTCTAGTATCATCTACATATATTGGCTCCTGATTAGGATTATCAGGATATGATAATAGATTGTGAATATATGATCCTCCAAGAGATACACCTTTGTTTTCTCTCATAAAAGTAACAAATGCTTGTTTCAGCCTATCATATGCCTTTCTTAACTCATCAGACATTTTTATCTCATGTTTAAAGAATTTTAACTCCGGCATAGGAAGGTCCATATCAGTTATACTTCTTGAAATCATAATTCCACTAAGGAAATTAGTATACAGAAGAGGACTAATACCCGATTTTTCTTGCCATGCTCCTGATATTTTCTTCCCTTTACCACTAGCATTATATTCAGAATAATACTGTTTGGTAGTCTTTTCCCTTCTACCATAATGATCTATGAATAGATTAACATCTGAATATTTGTATCCCATTTTTTTCAACTTATCTGGGTACATTCTATATAACTGATAAAATAAATCAGATGCTTTTCCTCCGGTAAGTGTCCCAGTAAGATTTACTGCAACTTTAGAAATTTCTACAAGAGTAGCATAAGTCATCCCTTGGTTACTTTCTCTATTAAATAAATGGGCCTCATCTGCTATTGTAATATCAATAGCTTTAGTTCCAATATGTTTTTTTAGCATTTCAACTGCATTGAAAGTATTATAACCTTTCTTTCTCTTAGCAGTCCATAATGAAGCATTACATTTCCTTACTGCTATCGTATAACCTGATTCTTTATACGATTTTACCTTTCTTAACTCTTCGCCCTGAAGAGGATATCCATCTTCATCGAAATAAACATTAGTACTATACTCATCCTCATACAGTACTTTGATTCGATTTTCTCTTATCCTTTCAATTTCCCACTTAGTTAACGGACTTCCATCAACTTTAATGTAGTGATTACATTTTGAATATAGAGAAGATCGATTTTTAAGAACTCTACTTAAATACTCATCACATTTCTCAATATCAAATATATACTCTGAATTAGAATAAATATGACCGCCACAATCAGGACATCTTAAATCATTTATTGAAGAGTTATAAGGCTTTCTGACAGCCATTTCAACTTGATAGTTCCTCTTAGCTTTGTCTTTTGGAATTAACAACACTTCTAAACCTATAGGTTTCCTCTTTAGTTTTTTAACATCCATGTAACTATTAAGAGTGATAAAACTTGGAGTTATTCCTAATGGTCTTGAAACTTGTATTATCTCCCTCTTCCATTTTTCAATAAGCTGTCCTTGGCAATATACAGCAATACGACCTACAAAATTATTATTGAATTCATGAACAACCGCAAGAGCTAACTTACCACTTATGTAAGTCTTGCCAATCCCCATGTCTCCATTCAATGTAAAACCGTATTTACCATCCCTTATAGCTTCTAAAAATCCCTGAGCTATAACTTGTTGCCTTGGATATAGCTTTCCTACCTTGCCTTTTCCTATATCTATTTTACTTGCTATTATACTGTCTATTTTGTCTCCTACGTTATAATGTAAGTTTTCATCCTGAAGATATGGTAGTACATATTCAGTTACCAACTCATAAAACGTAGCATCCTGATTAAAAGCTATATTATTTTCTACTGGTAAACTAATCTTTCCAGTAGATAGGCCCTCTTGTTTAATCCTTATGAAAAAGTTAGTATCAAGTTCATCATAAAAAATGACTACTTTTGGTGCCTTTCCAGTATAATCAAAACCATCACAAATTCTGATCATATTCTCTTCTACAAGTTTATCATAAATATATTTCCCCCACTCAGGCAATAGACCAGTCTTGTATTTTGATAGTACAAATTTGTACACCTCATTTACGAGATCCTTATCCTTATGAATTTTTAATATTGAATCTGATTCATTATAAATAATTGCATGAACTCCATCTCCAATATTTTCATTCTTTGTCCTAAGATAAAGTGCTCTATAACCATTCTTAACAGAGCAGATTCTATCATAATTACCACCAACACGGATACTTCTTGTACCTTTCTGAAGGTTGGCCAATAAAGACCTCATCTCTTGTTCAGATTGACAAGAAGCTATCACATACCTTACAGTACTATCTCCACTATAAGTATCAGTTAATAAAGTCTTAACTTTATAATAATACGATCCTATAATTAAAGTCTTATATATATACTTTGACAAAATTTCTATCTCTGTATTATAAAAATCTAAGGCTTCTTTTATTTCAGTCTTAAGTTCATATAATTCATCTGAACTCTTATCTCTGTTTTTAATTAATGTTTTATATAGATTATTCAGTAAATCCAAGTTTTCATAACCATGACGTTTTATTTCCTTAAGCTGATCATCAAAATGATTAATCTCAAAGTTATATATTTTGTTAGATTTTAAAAACCCTTCTAATGTCATAATAATTCTCTTGATAGCGTTATGAGTATTTGTAATCTTAGTCATTTAAAATTCCTCCAATGACGGATAAACCGTCTTAATAAAATTTAATATTAAGTATTATTCCTCTATTCACTAATTAATAGATTCTTTTCTAATAACATTTCCATTTTTATTAGTGATTTCTATACCAGAGACTAAATACTCTGTCTCTGTGGTGATTTCTTTATTATCCTCATTATCTACGTTTGTTCTTACTTTCTTTTCAGAAAAGCCGTAAATTAAAACATCACCACAAATTTTATTAAATTTCCCTGAAGCAAGTTCTAAAGCTCTATGTCCTACAGAACGCTCAATTATTGCTGTCTCGTCTTGAATAACTTTTATAGAACCATAAGAGTTCATTTCCTTTTCTTTAGCTAATAAATTATCTAGCTCTGAAAATAGCCCCTTAGATAAAGAGATATCATCAATTTTACCATCCCTAAATACATTAACTTCTTTAGCTTTCTTAAGTGATGATCCAGATAAACTTACTACTGGTCCATTCACTTGGTCTAGTGATAATATATCTCCTATCTTTAATTTTTCAACCCAGTATTCAGCAAGTTCTATATCAGAACAATTCTTTGATTTTTTTGTCCCGATTAGAACTATCTGACCAAATTTTTTAAATACTTTTTCCGGGAACTTATAGATATTTATATTCTCATATCTAAATGTTATCTTTTTCATCAAGCCCGGATAATGTGCTAAAGTATTTATAGGAACTTCTAGTATATGGATTCCTCCTTCAACTAGATATTTATCGTTTTCTAGAAAGAATAATTCTTCTGTTCTTATTCTCTCTTCGTACCTTTTAGTAAAACCATATGGAGGATTATTCCTTACGATGGCCATAGTCTTAGTTTCATATCTACGACCTTGCTTACTCCTGCATTTTAGTGTAAATATATCACTATTGCAGAAAAAGAAGTTTTCCTCTTCAGAGTATTTCTCAATAGCCTCTTCATACCTTGACTTTGCAAACTCATTTAGATATGAAAATGGTGTCAGACTCTTATTTTTAATAAATTCACGCATTTGATATAGCTGTAAACCATCACCTGCAGAAAAGTCACAAATAGAAACCTTATCAATATCAGTTACTTCAAAATTAATAAGTTCCATCTCCATCCTAACTATTTCGGGATCAGTTGGATAAAATCCCATTTTACTCTCGTTCTCTACAGTCCTCGAAAAACGATTTGTTAGTTCCTTTACATTATGCATAATAATTCCTCCTGAATGACGTATAAACGTCTTAAAAAAAGTTTAAATGACGGATAGCCGTCTTAATAAATAAAATGAAGAGGATCACTATGACCCTCTTCATAAAAACTAATAACTGACGAATAAATCGTCTTAAAAAATTATTCAGCTAAAAGATCAATAACTTCTAGCCAATATAGATCATCAATATCAAAACAAAGATTGTATCTATCGAAAAGATTGACTTCTATAACATTATCTGAACTTGAAATCTTGAAATTATCCTGATCCATAATATTAAATCGGTTAAACAGTTTTTCAACATCCAGTTCACACGTTGGTTGGGATTTTAAAATTTCTTCTAATTCAGACTCCACACTTTTTTGTAAACATTGTTCATAGAATCTTTGACTTAAACTCCTATGTTCACAATATTCCCATGTTTTATTGTTTAGTTCAAATGCAATATCTTCATCAATAAAAAACAAGTTATTTAAAGTATGAGAATTATCAAGTATGCTTATATCATCAATTCTTTTCAAATACTTACTTTTTGTTTTATTTCCAATCCAAATATCTTCTTTAGGATAGATAGGATCTTCTTTCTTTAAAGATAGTTGGCCATCAACTAATGATACACACGGAAATTCAGTTTGTACTTGGATGACTATCTTTCCGATTTCAGTATTCGACTCAACTACAAGACCATAACTTTCCTTTTTATCATTAAACAAAGAAGTGTATATTAACACATCTCCTATTTGTGGAAAATCATATCCTAACTTTCCCCTTATAGTCTTAATAGTTTCTACTTTCTCCTTTATTTCTTCATACATTTTAAACATAAAAACTCCTCCAATGACGAATTGATCGTCTTAATAAACATGAAGAGGATTAATTAATCCTCTTCTACAAAAACTTTCATTAATAAAACTTCTTACTTAATAAATTCCTTTTCTATCTTCAAAATTCCAGAACGAACCAAAAAAATTATACTCAATCATATATCTATCAAAAATTACTCCCGACAAAGAGTAATTTGTCTCATTCAAATCTTTAAGGTTTTCTTTACCAAATACCTCTAGATTTGATATTACTTCTTCATTAGTTTTTGGTTTTACATGGTAAATATCATAATTAAGAACATTAATTACACCCTTACCAGTTTTTTCTTCAAACTGTTTTTCAGAATCTGTTCTTTTATCGCAATACTTCCACATTCTATTCTTCATATTAATATGAAGTTCCGTCCCCTTAATAACAAATCTTTTGTAAGAATCACTCAGATCAATAAATAGGCTTTCACTTTTATCCGACAACATATTTTCTTCATCATAGAAAATAGTTGTATATGGTTTTGACTTAATATCTATTCGAAGGTGAGAACCTTCAACATAAATAGGCCCTAATTTATTTGACAATACCAGTTTTCCGTTAGGTTCTGACTCAATCACAGTTAAATAAACCATATCAGACTCATCTTCTTCACAATAGTAAAAAACTTGATCACCAACTTGTGGCCTATCATATCCTAATCTATCTCTAACATTACCTAAATGTCTTACCGTATTTAAAACGCTTTCTTTATTCATAAAAATCCTCCTAAAATGACGAATCATCGTCTTCTAATGAATGTACTCAATCTCCCATTGTTGGTTTTGATCAAGATAACATGTTACCCAATACTTATCTTGAACAATTAATCTAACAGTTTGCTCAATACCAAGAAATGAATTACAAGGTCTATAAACAACTTTAAATTCTCCTGGGAAATATGTTTGAAATATTTTTTCTACTTCATCTGCATTTACAGGTTCCGTAGATAGTATTTCTTCTACATACTTCATAATAAAACTTCACCTCCATAGATTGATATTGGGAAATGAAGAGGAAGATAACTTCCTCTTCAAGTTAGTAACTAGTCTAAGTCTAAAACTACATCCTTAAACTTAATTACTTTTCCACCATCAAGTTCTAAGAAGATGATGAAAGATTTTTCAAACAAACCATCTGAATAAGTAATTTTTAAACTCTTAGACTCATCAAGTCTTTGAGCTTTACTCACTATCTTATCCAATGATGGTTCCACACCATTATCGCTCTGTCTCTCAAATTCACTAACAATATAGTTAGCAATTTCATCAGCTTGATTCTGATACTCTTCTTTAGTGAATTTTTCTACACCATTCACTAAAAAGAACCCAAGAACAACAACAATAATAA
The sequence above is drawn from the Tissierellales bacterium genome and encodes:
- a CDS encoding PIN domain-containing protein: MKYMFLDTNIYIDMIVSRNNTSKAGSFEEIYQLLEHDMLKIILPKIVKEEVKRHIESEILKIGKAVKDARKNIKEIFWINHVDLLKKFNDQLSSVNQIMGKLDDEFDVHKRIFIINSIGKINSIFNHRNCIEIIETREMLLGVDRRRIYKQAPAHIDNKDSSADALIVETLVNIKDFIDIDNDNDKIFFISRNTADFSQGTKKDEKEILHPDIYESLKSRSLEEVVKYRIRLTKTILDEFKHEAEKISIINELWAEMKIEEEEERKTLIMDKINMDRESVGLTPLGSCDAYYERIFEMKESLDFIQLIESKVSEYEKVVQNFLEIYDDTIDELSNISFNDLKDKLDLYNDKYKFFPIIYNKVNAIDSISDYIKLYFGNPQLLEDSLDSIIFNDYMDIDNILLMKNQYGQPIKIEVDGELEPEDDETNTLEIWFSVDGQRVSSGEIEVYYGYMTFNSDGNASDGSEESIDFKTDDIACEIESTFDSMIDVVETTIKRFELFLDSLGI
- a CDS encoding SUMF1/EgtB/PvdO family nonheme iron enzyme, which codes for MKKIFISHASKDREFVDLLVELFCEILKLSEEEDFFYTSDNTSLKTGDNIVKKIEENLNLSEVVVIIITGNYFNSKYCITEMGASSILEKQTFPLFLPVNSIEKYISGTPFISTKARPISSTRDMKAVMSELATIFGISMNEKFYKKVTTYCDDFTSKINEMIRVKNLRLHEEMNDALNQMKYDLMKTNEFNVAREYFETEVARLSSELTYKRITDERDNNPLIWDDINKLIDTYGKLNDHNDILYQYHPVIKLYKDTAEKVLKLDEHVSDRKKYSAKRLMQICSPNLDYASRLEIGSELAIDDPRIGVSLTDSGLPDIDWVEIPEGDFLFSSMKKRKSLPSFWISRYPVTRNQFRTFVLSEEYKSEHFWMLGKKDNHIREFEEFAISLDESLNYPMVDVSWYEAKAFCKWFEGKTDLIIDLPSSKQWEKAARGEFGREFSYGDEFDEMKGHVNQPNYGACAVGLFPLGSSKYGVLDMSGNVWNWTSTIEIHTKFVELAGGSFKYQSDYAKTHSRGKVKKDHTCQEGGFRIITTVNPFNER
- a CDS encoding DUF3846 domain-containing protein: MKVIMKKVGEELEPIEVSNNLSELQKLVGGYIECIELFDSVVLLCDEDGSMKKLPVNFSIRDVALVRNVIFLRLEDGEFTSIKENDLETIKDLLQ
- a CDS encoding DUF6094 domain-containing protein, with product MHNVKELTNRFSRTVENESKMGFYPTDPEIVRMEMELINFEVTDIDKVSICDFSAGDGLQLYQMREFIKNKSLTPFSYLNEFAKSRYEEAIEKYSEEENFFFCNSDIFTLKCRSKQGRRYETKTMAIVRNNPPYGFTKRYEERIRTEELFFLENDKYLVEGGIHILEVPINTLAHYPGLMKKITFRYENINIYKFPEKVFKKFGQIVLIGTKKSKNCSDIELAEYWVEKLKIGDILSLDQVNGPVVSLSGSSLKKAKEVNVFRDGKIDDISLSKGLFSELDNLLAKEKEMNSYGSIKVIQDETAIIERSVGHRALELASGKFNKICGDVLIYGFSEKKVRTNVDNEDNKEITTETEYLVSGIEITNKNGNVIRKESIN